Within Sphaerodactylus townsendi isolate TG3544 linkage group LG05, MPM_Stown_v2.3, whole genome shotgun sequence, the genomic segment AGGTATGGGCTGaaacacatgaagttgcttttATTGTCTGCTAGTCTTGGCTTCTCCGGCTGGTAGCTGCTCTCCAAGTCTGCAATAGGAGGTCTTTCATATATGTTaatgcctgatccttttaagcggagatgccaggaattgaatcgGGGACCTTCTGCTTGTCAGgttgctctaccactaagccatagaccagtggtggcgaacctatggcactccagatgttcatggactacaaatcccatcagcccctgccagcatggccaactggctgatgggaattgtagtccatgaacatctggagtgccatacgttcgccaccacggccatagaccctaatccagtggtggcgaacctatggcacggatgccagaggtggcactcagagccctctcggtgggcacgcgcaaacagagtcacccctcccacacacacatctaggcttgcctggaccactgggctcgattattagcattaaacctaagacctagttttggggaagcagtgtaggtaaccctacaggtattttgcgataaataagttggttttgggttgcaatttgggcactcggtctcaaaaaggtttaccATCCCTGCCCTAATCTGCAGCCAGTCTACTGCATGGAgtcatactcagtggtgggatgcaaacattttaacaacaggttccgatggtggcgggattcaaacaatgactgtgaaaaagtcttttaaaaatatttttaatatcacttttttattttaagtattaaaaatattaatagaaaaaaaaacttaatagaaaatattttaagtattaaaaaagtgatatttaaaattttaacaacaggttctacagaaccttcggaaccccctgaatcccacctctggatacttGACACCTACCTGACTTCTTCTGGGTTGTTCTGGTTCTGTGcatattggaatatgctgccacaggaggtggtgatggccactcacctggatagctttaaaaggggcttggacagatttatggaggagaagtcgatttatggctaccaatcttgatcctctttgatctcagattgcaaatgccttagcagaccaggtgctcaggagcagcagcagcagaaggccattgctttcacatcctgcctctgagctcccaaaggcacctggtgggccactgcgagtagcagagagctggactagatggactctggtctgatccagctgacttgttcttatgtgcaCACTGGGCCGACATTTAGCAGAATGTCAGTCGCAGGCACCTCTCCTTCACAAGCTAATTCCTGCCCTCTGTTTTTTTAGTACTACGCCGAATCGCACGGGGTCATCTACGTGATCGACTCCACCGATGAGGAGAGGCTTTCGGAATCTAAACGGGCTTTTGGTGAGTGCACGGGGCATTTTCTTGCAAGGTTTCTTCCAGATGTTGCAGCGTTTATTTGGGAAAATATCACAGCAAACCGGTGGGAGGCTGATCTGAACAGTGAAGTTGCCTTCTTTGCatggtatagaatcatagagttggaagagaccccaaggctgcttggtttcctaaagtaagtgggggtggggtggggtggggtggggggtgccaccgtggggagggggggcaaaaagCCAGAGCGCGTagctggcccagctacgcctctgagtgcaTCCCTGATCCCCGtaatgtttggggggaggggtgttttatGTATATGTCTTTGTGGACATCAAATTTTGTTTACCTTTTTCACTTCCGGCTATTGTGTAGAGGTGTGGCTAAGGCATAGTTTCTTcctgttgtttttgtttgctgaagatgccagacatcaATACGGGCAAAAAGTCAAGAgccaaaactaccaggccacggccacacagcccagaaaacccacaacacccagtggattctggccgtgaaagctttcgacaatacatcggGTGGAAACGTCTGCCAAAAGTTGCCAAAAGGCTGTTAATCGGGGCTGGCTGAAACTGGACATCTGGGTTACATCTCCTCAAGTTCACTTTATCCTTTTTCTGTCCTGCAGAGAAGATGATCACAAGCGAAGTATTGGAAGGTGTTCCACTGCTGGTTCTAGCTAACAAACAGGATGTAGAGGTAAGGTCTTTGCCGACTTAAAAGTGAGATAGCATCTGTGCTTGGTGTCGTTCGCTCTCTTTTTCAAAGGAGATCCTACCTTCGCGCTGTCTGGCTCTGATCTGGTGCTTCACCAGGTGTTCTTGTTACCAGAAATAGTTACTGTGAACTGCCTTGACTTCCTGGAAACTTAAATGCCGCCCTTGCTGTTTCTAGTGTGTTCTGCGCAGGCCCCAAGACCATATTTGACCTCTTTGGTTTCGTACTTGATTGTGATCTCATATTAAGAAGGGAGGGAAGTTATGCGCTCTCATGTACGTCTGGTGATGAGTAAATTCTATAAATGAAACAGTGGTGAAATTGTGGAAGAGCTGTTTGTGATTTGCGATTCCTCAAGAGCTTGGACCACGCTGGATTTCGGAGCTGACAACTTTTCCAGCACGCCTTGTCCTCCCCCAAAAAGAAATTCTTTGGTTGGAATAGTCATGATTCctatttttagctttaaaaggggcttggacagatttatggaggagagattgatctatggctcccaatcttgatcctcttggatctgagattgcaaatgcctcagcagaccaggtgcttgggagcagcagcagcagcagaaggccattgctttcacctcctgcatgtgagctcccaaaggcacctggtgggccactgcaagtagcagagtgctggactagatggactctggtctgatccagcaagctagttcttatgttcttaagtacctTTATTaagtcaattcatctcattttgggtctagcttttttctctcctgccttcagcttttcctcccagTGAGTTTTTCCCAGTGAGtctggtcttctcataatgtgaccaaagcaggATAGTTTCAGTTTGGGTCAGACCCTcggtccataagaacataagaacgagccagctggatcagaccagagtccatctagtccagcactctgctattcgcagtggcccaccaggtgcctttgggagctcacatgcaggaggtgaaagcaatggccttctgtggctgttgctcccgatcacctggtctgttaaggcatttgcaatctcagatcacagaggatcaaaattggtagccagagatcaacttctcctccatcaatctgtccaagccccttttaaagctatccaggtgagtggccatcaccccctcctgtggcagcatattccaaacaccaatcacacgtggccttctgctgctgctgctgctcccgagcacctggactgctaaggcatttgcaagctcagatcaaggaggatcaagattggtagccatagattgacttctccataaatctgtccaagccctttttaaagctgtccaggttagatTGGTATTGtccgctctgactggcagccgctctccagagtctcaagcagAGCCCGTTCACATCACTTACCAACCTCTAACTgcagatgttggggattgaacctggcaccttctaaATGTGATGTCAGTAGCTGCTCCCGGCAGCCTACTTACACTGCTGTGTCTCAGGCAAGCACTCTGCCCAGCCCTGGCTCTCTGGCAgcgaagaaaaaaaaagagtttggatttgtttgGTTTGTTTGCTCAACATGGAATATTTAATAGACAGTGCAAAatagacaggagcagcagtggcgtaggaggttaagagctcgtgtatctaatctggaggaaccgggtttgattcccagctctgccgcctgagctgtggaggctcttctggggaattcagattagcctgtgcactcccacacacgccagctgggtgaccttgggctagtcacagcttctcggagctctctcagccccacctaccccacagggtgtttgttgtgaggggggaagggcaaggagattgtaagcccctttgactctcctacaggagagaaaggggggaatataaatccaaactcttcttcttctcctaataaaaggaaacacttcttcttcttcttcttcttcctcttcctcttcttcttcctcttcttcctcttcttcttcctcttcttcttcttcttcttcttcttcttcctcttcttcttcttcttcttcttcttcctcttcttcctcttcttcttcttcttcttcttcttcttcctcttcttcttcttcttcttcttcttcttcttcttcttcttcttcctcttcttcttcttcttctttcttcttctccttctccttctccttctccttcttcttctccttcttcttcttcttcttcttcttcttcttcttcttcttcttcttcttcttcttcttcttcttctttttcttcttcttcttaagtcttGGCAGTAACTCAGAATTCATTTGTCCCTCTAGGAAATTCCATTAAAGCAATGTGTGCTTATGTTATTATAAGAAGACTCACAGCCCAGCACTGCCAAAAAAAAGAGGTGTTTTGAAGTGTTTGTCACCAGCCTGAAGTCCAGTTTCTGGAGAAATGCTAGGCCTCAGACCCCCCTGGGGATTCTCCTCTCCGCCTGCACATTCTCCTTCTGGGGGTGGTTCCTCCTCCTGTGAGAATCCTTttgtttattgtcaaaggcttccacggccagattcaacgggttgttgtgggttttctgggctgtgtgggcatTGTctggtacagtggtggcgaaccttttcgagaccgagtgcccaaacagcaacccaaaacccaattatgtatcgcaaagtgccaacacggcaatttaacctgaatactgaggttttaatgtagaaaaaaacggttggctccgaggcgtgcaatactcaggagtaagcatggcggtagtcggtggctttgctttgaagcaaccgtgcaactcttccaacgggtgaatcacgaccctaggagggtttactcagaagcaagccccattgccagcaaccaagcttactccgagGTGAAGGATcggccctccccttccctcccttgcatgccacccctcactcccctcccttcccccttcccttgcatgccatccctcccttcccctccccccctccactagggtgggtgggccatgtccagatgctgggccccctgccctcccttgcatgccacccctcactccctccccttcccttgcatgctttagttcttcgcatgaaaatcagtggggtttaacagcacttaacagggttacctaccctgcttccccaaaactaggtcttaggtttaatgctaataatcgagcccagcagccctggccagcctagatgttgggggggggggggagactctgtttgtgcgtgcccacagagagggctctgagcgccacctctggcacccgtgccataggttcgccatcactggtctggtagatcaggttcctaatgtttcgcctgcctctgtggatgggatcttcagaggtgtatcccagagggtagtctgttacacactgtgtccagtgagaaggggaagtttagtggggtatatattgtccatgccccagggtggggaaccgatcagtaagtgtttgggtgaaacttgctatgcaaagcaggcgaaacgttaggaacaagatttaccagaccacggccacacagcctggaaaacccacaacaaccagaaccATTTTGTGTTTGCGgctgaattccaaatgtgcccacaggcccAGAAAGGTTTGGGCCCCCTTTTTAGCCCAACCCACTGTCTgacacatacccccccccccccacacacacacacacacaacctccgATACAGCCACCTGGGCCTCAGTGCCGTAATTTTTGCAGAATTCCTTCTGCAACCCTCAAGCTGTGAGATgtaatgtgttgtcgaaggctttcactgccggattcaactggttctggtgggttttccgggctgtgtggccgtggtctggtggattttgttcccaacgtttcgcctgcatctgtggctggcatcttcagaggtgtgtcacagagggaagtctgtttcacactgtatctAAGTGAGAAGGgcaagtttagtgtggtatattgtccatgtcccaggacataatattttatttgagaacactgaaattctggacaattcaaaagcttactatgtcagactgcacagggaggccattgaaattcacaaacaccaggacaacttcaagaagaagaagaagaggaagaggaggaagaagaagaggaggaggaagaagacgaagaggaggaggaggaggaggaagaagacgaagaggaggaggaagaagacgaagaggaggaggaagacgaagaggaagaagaagaagaggaggaggaggaagaaggaggaggaggaagaagaaggaggaggaagaagaagaggaggaagaagaagaggaggaagaagaagaggaagaagaggaggaggggtttggatttatatcccccctttctctcctgcaggagactcgaaggggcttacaatctccttgcccttcccccctcacaacaaacaccctgtgaggtgggtggggctgagagagctccgagaagctgtgactagcccaaggtcacccagctggcatgtgtgggagtatacaggctaatctgaattccccagataagcctccacagctcaggtggcagagctgggaatcaaacccggttcctccagattagatacacgagctcttaacctcctacgccactgctgctccacactaTGCCAAGAaaagacgttaaaaattagcaaagcgtggctcccagtacttaaaaaatggactgataaccccacccgcaatacaatgcactcaaccacacctttgcatagcaaattccacccaaacacttaatgattggttccccaccctgggacatggacaatataccacactaaactttcccttctcacttagacacagactttgctctgtgatacacctctgaagatgcccgccacagatgcaggcgaaacgttagggacaaaatccaccagaccacggccgcacagcccggaaaacccaccagaaccaactgtgAGATGTAAGTTCCTTTTCCTCATGTGAACTTCTTTTTAGTACACACTGTTATCTGCATCATCTCGGGTGGGCTCCCGGCAGTGTTATGTCTCCGAAACAGCTGTTTCTCCATCTGGTCTCGCTGGCAAGAGTGATGTTTGGAAACTTTAGCATGCTGAGGTTGCAGTTCATATGTCTGTTGTTAGTGTGGGACTTTCTCTGATGATCTAATAGACGGTGAactgatatccccccccccccccccggcttttgtTCACTGCAGTGCGGAGCTCAGAAAAGGGCTCTTTAGGCAAAGTTCCACGCCAACTTTGAACAGGATGTCTTTTGGCTATTCCCTTTGGCTAACTTTGAGCTTGGTTTTCACTAGCTTTTCCAGCTCTCATCTTCattatggggtttttattgttcttAGGAAACCCGAATTGAAACGTCTTGCCGTACAGAacagcctaggacagtggtggcgaacctatggcccgggtaccagaggtggcactcagagccctctcggtgggcacatgcaaacagagtgccccccccccccccacatctaggctggcctgggccacggggctcgattattagcattaaacctaagccctagttttggggaagcagtgtgggtaaccctgttgagcgctgttaaaccccactgattttcatgcaaagaactaaagcgcgatcctttacctgggagtaagctcggttgctggcaatggggattgcttctgagtaaaccctcctagggtcgtgattcacccgttggaagagttgcactgttgcttcaaagccaagccactgactaccaccaagcttcctcccgagtaacacacgcctctgaACAAACAGcttgtttctaaactaaaacctcagtattcaggttaaattgccatgttggcactttgcaataaataagcgggttttgggttgcaatttgggcactcggtctcgaaaaggttcgccatcactggtccaAAGGGAAAAACTCCCAGAGGCTGCTGGAGTCAGATTTGGTTCTGCTGTtcggtcaatttcagagttggtGCCTCCTGTCTGGTTAATTTCGGTGAGACTTACTGGGTGCCGTGAAACTGAAGGGTGAGGTCGCTGTTGCCATTTGTCCCGTGCCATTTGTCCCCAACAGGACGGGGGCCTTTCCGGTGCCCTGCACTGCAGGGGCCGAGCTGGCTCTGACCCTTTCCCTCCTTTGCGCAGGGCTGCCTGTCAATCCCAGACATCAAGACGGCGTTCAGCGACTGCATCAGCAAGATCGGCAAGAGGGATTGCCTGACGCAATCGTGCTCGGCTCTCACTGGGTGAGTGCAAGGAGGCCGCGCGCCACGGGGCTGATTGCAATAGAGCGTGCAAGTGGCgggtaggagggaaggaagggttaGGGAAAACCCACACGGAGAGCCACACAGGGGCACGTCCCGAGTCTGACGTTATCGAAACGGGGGAAAGGAAGCACCAGCCCAGCCTGGTTGCTTATAGACCACGATCGTGAGATGCAGGGCAAAATGTTCCTAGCGGATGGGCGACTTCAGGCTGTTGAGTCGGCTGCAGTGGGGCACAGTCAATATCCAGGGCTGCCTGGGCTCTGGTCAGTGCCAGATAAGATGCCCGGAGTGGTGGGATAGCCAGCAGAATGGTGCACAGggccatagaagaagaggaggttggatttgcaccctctctctccctccctctccctctctctccatctttccctccctccctccctctctctccatccctccctccctctctctctctgtgcctctctctgtgcccctccctctctctctctctccctccctctctgcctccctctctgcctctccctccctccttctccctctctctcccccctccctctctctctctgtgcctctctctgcctctccctccctttctctctccctccctccctctctctgcctctccctctctctctccctccctccctctctctctccccctcgctccccctccctctctctctccctctctccctctctctctgcccctccctccctctctctctctgcctctccctccctctctctctccccctctctccctccctctctctctccccctctctctcccctccctccctgtctccctccctccctctctctctctgtgcctctctctctctgcctctccctccctctctctccctccctgtctccctccctccctctctctctgcccctccctccctccctctctctctgcctctccctctctccctccctctctccctccctctctccctccctctctctctctctctctgtgcctctctctctgcctctccctccctctctctccccctccctccctccctccctccctccctccctctctctctgcctctccctccctctctctgcctctccctccctccctctccctccctcccgctctctccctccctccctctctctccccctccctccctccctccctctgcctctctgcGCCCCAGAAGGTCAAACCAGAACATGATTGAGGTTAAATCCAAAGAGTATTCagctaaacatgaggaagaacttcctgatagtcagAGCGGTTCCTCAGTGGGATGGGCTTCCTTGAGGGGCGGTGGGCTTTCCTTCAGAGGTCTTcaggcagaggctggatggccatctgacagcaaggctgattctgtgaacttagacaAATTTgattagagccagcgtggtgtcgtggttaagagcaggtggcctctaatctggagaaccgggcttgattccccactcctccaccggaggcttatctggtgaaccagatgcgtttccacactcctacattcctgctgggtgaccttaagctagtcacagttctctcggaattctctcagccccaccgacctcacaaggtgtctgttgtggggagaggaagggaaaggtgcttgtaagacaccttgagtctccttaagaacatatgaaaggtgggatataaatccctcctccttcttcatttaTAAGGTTTCTATAGTCCAAATTTTTCTAGGACAGATTGGCCAAGAAATCCCAGatatttttttgtcttcctcGTGGCACAAAACAGGAGCcactgcagggggtgggtggggagactgttgtgaatttcctgtgctgTTCAGGGTTTGGACGAGATGACcttttgaggtcccttccagctctgcatTTCTGTGTTTCTCTCTTGGGCTGTGCATTTCTCCAGCAAAGGGGTGAACGAAGGGATCGAGTGGATGGTGAAGTGCGTGGTGAGAAACATCCATCGACCACCGCGGCAGAAGGACATCACGTAGAGGGCGGCGGCGGAACCGAGCTCCGGATGCTTTCCGTTTTGAACAGCATTGTCTCGCTCCGTCTgtttcctctctctctgtctctctctcttggaATGAAGTCCCCAGGTACCCCGTCGTCTTTTGACGTCCTGCAAAGGAACTCCTCAACCGTGAAGGGTTTTGGCCGAAGCCTTGATCTACTGATTCCTTCTGCGCCCTGAGCGCTGTGGGGGCGATCATCGCCATAAGTGCTCGAGGCGCAAGTTCCTTCAGCATCTACCTATGGGGCCGAACATTGTTGAGTTGACTGATCTAGTGGAAGCGGATGCTTGAAATACTCTGGGTGGCTCACATTCCAGTTGTCAttggaagagttggttttctcAAACTACATTGTTCACCGTGGGTCCAGGGGGCAATAGGAGGTGATCGTTCCTTTGTAACAAAGAAAGTATCTCACCAGCGGGACATTTGGGACTGGCGGCCCCGTTTATATCTGCATTGATACAGTGCTAGAATTGATGTGAAGATTTCCCGTCAGTTTTGGGACTTTGGGATTTCCCGTCAGTTTTGGGATGGTACGTCAGCTGAAAACTCTGCGGATGATCTTCGCCCGTGGTTGCCTCGGCCAGGCAGAGAAAACGAGCTGGGAACTTGATTGTAAAACCGACAACGCTCTTTATGTTTCCAGATCTAGAGATGCCGGATGGGAATTGCTATCCAATAAAGTTTCATATCCCTCTGTACGGTTTTGCTTTTAATGGGAGTTTGCAAAAGCAAAGAGGGATGTAGAGGGCGGGCACCAAACACTCTCTTCACCTCTCGTcacaagatgttctttctgtAAAAATGAAATGCCGTTATCCCGTTTTGTGTGCCGATCTGGCTGCTTGGGGGTGCCGTGGTACTGCCACATGTGTATGACTTAAGACTATTACCAACGATCTCTCTGGCGGATAAGCCTTGGTTCTTTGCTTAGCCGTGGTTACAACGTAGCCTCAAAGTCTTGAGGGATGCGGACTTCCATCCGCTTAGCCACCATTTACGGACGATTTGAGGAACTTGCGGTCTGCTATCTGTTCCAAAAATATGATTCTCTGGAAAATATCAGGGCTAATTTCATTTACTTGTTTCAAACATTATCAGCTACCATCCTTCCTTACAACACAGAtaaaatgtactgtcgaaggctttcacagctggattcaactagttgtgcgttttccgggctatgtggtcgtggtctggtagatgttgttcctaacgttttgcctgcatctgtggccagcatcttcggaggcgtatcacagagagaagtctggacttctccctgtgatacacctctgaagatgccagccacggatacAGGCGAAAacacaggaacaagatctaccagaccatggccacacagcccggaaaacgcacAACAACCAATGGATAAAAGGCATGAAATAACAGGAAAGCCAAAGTTTAAAATAATTCAGGACTGCTAATCAAATTAACCAAATGCGGCCCTAAATAGAGCTGTCTTCAGTGACCTCctgaagatcaaaagtgaggggtTCTGGCGCCCCTCTCTTTGGAGGTTGTTCCATAacatttagtttggagaggagacgtctgagaggggatatgattgaagtctataaaattatacatggggtagaaaatgttgacagagagaaatttttctctctttctcacaatactagaaccagggggcatccattgaaaatgctggggggaacaatTNNNNNNNNNNNNNNNNNNNNNNNNNNNNNNNNNNNNNNNNNNNNNNNNNNNNNNNNNNNNNNNNNNNNNNNNNNNNNNNNNNNNNNNNgtatggatggatggatggatggatggatgatggtacgtaggtaggtaggtaggtaggtaggtaggtaggtaggtaggtaggtgggtgggtgggtgggtgggtggatggatggatggatggatggatggatggatggatgatggtacgtaggtaggtaggtaggtaggtaggtaggtaggtaggtaggtaggtaggtaggtaggtaggtgggtaggtgggtgggtgggtgggtgggtggatggatggatggatggatggatggatggatggatggatggatgatggtacgtaggtaggtaggtaggtaggtaagtaggtaggtaggtaggtaggtaggtagggagggagaaagagagagagagagatggagagagagagagagagagagagagagagagagagagagagagatagagatagagagagagagagagagagagagagagagagagagagagatagtggAAAATCAAGAGCCTGGAAGCCACAGCTACAGATTCACCAGAGCGGGATTTCCAGCACAGATTTGGATCAAAGGGCAAATGCCCTGAATTTAGATTTAGATATAAGTGGGCATATCCTCCTC encodes:
- the ARFRP1 gene encoding ADP-ribosylation factor-related protein 1, encoding MSLSKITTTVGLNIGTIDVGKARLMFWDLGGQEELQSLWDKYYAESHGVIYVIDSTDEERLSESKRAFEKMITSEVLEGVPLLVLANKQDVEGCLSIPDIKTAFSDCISKIGKRDCLTQSCSALTGKGVNEGIEWMVKCVVRNIHRPPRQKDIT